One Mycoplasmopsis caviae DNA segment encodes these proteins:
- the msrA gene encoding peptide-methionine (S)-S-oxide reductase MsrA gives MKEIYFAGGCFWGTQAFFDSLKGVQKTFVGYANSRIENPNYKQVCTGETGAVETVKVIYDENETSIVELIKQMFSVVDPTAYNHQGEDYGTQYRNGVYYIDDSEHEIIANTLTELAKNYNKKIVTENLKLQNFTLAEDYHQDYLKKNPNGYCHIKIKK, from the coding sequence ATGAAGGAAATATATTTTGCAGGCGGTTGTTTTTGAGGAACACAAGCCTTCTTTGATAGTCTAAAGGGTGTTCAAAAAACTTTTGTTGGTTATGCTAACTCAAGAATTGAAAATCCAAACTACAAGCAAGTGTGCACAGGTGAAACAGGGGCAGTTGAAACAGTAAAAGTTATATATGATGAAAATGAAACGTCTATTGTAGAACTTATTAAACAAATGTTCTCAGTTGTAGATCCAACCGCTTATAATCATCAAGGCGAGGATTATGGCACGCAATACCGTAATGGTGTTTATTACATAGATGATAGTGAACATGAAATTATTGCCAACACATTAACTGAATTAGCTAAAAACTATAATAAGAAAATTGTTACTGAAAATTTAAAACTTCAAAATTTCACTCTTGCTGAAGACTATCATCAAGATTACTTAAAGAAAAATCCAAACGGTTATTGCCACATTAAAATTAAAAAATAA